A stretch of DNA from Gottschalkia acidurici 9a:
TGACTAGAGTTGCCAGCAGACATGTAGTTATAATTGCTGGTATTATATTAGCCATACTTGGTATCTTTCCTAAACTTGCTACCCTTATAGCTATAATGCCTAATCCTGTACTAGGTGGAGCAGGAATAGTTATGTTTGGTATAGTTGCAGCTTCAGGTATTAAAACATTAGGTAATGTAAGATTAAATAATCGTAATCTTATTATAATAGCTGTATCACTAGGAATCGGTCTTGGTATTACTTTCAGACCTGACTATTTCGCTCAACTACCGGAAATATTAAAAACTATATTCTCATCTGGTATTAGTGCTGGTACTGTAGTTGCTCTTCTTTTAAATATACTTTTAAAGGAAGAAAAAACTGATAAACCTAGCTTAGTGTAAAATAAATCCCCTTTCTTTACGAGCTATATAATATTGTTTGAATACTTTATTTTATTCAAAGTTAAATAAATTTTTAGGATAAAAAATACCACCAGACTATCTGGTGGTATTTTTTATAGCCTTATAAAGACATTGTTACAAGCATTGCATCTGAAGATGAATTTTTACTTTACTAATCACAGTAAAAGCTTTTTAGTATCTTAAAGAAGTTTTGATATTTACCTAAAGTTATATATCATCCTATATTGGATAAGAATAAATAAAGTAAAGAATATCCTGAAAAGTAAAAGTTGATTATTAATGATATATTGTATACAAAAAGGGTATAAAGTAAATGCAAATAATTATAAATAGAATTAAACTAGAAGGTAGATTGCACATCTTAAATAATAGCATGATCTTTTATATCTTGTGACTTACTATAGTAGTATAATATCTTGAAATATATTGATATAACTTTAATATGAATGAAAAATATTTAAGAAAGGTAGTTTTATATGTTTGATAAAACATCTAGTAGCACATCTACATCATTTAGACGTGGAAATAAAAGTATCTACGGGGAAACTGTTGACAAGGTATCTACAGCTGCAAAGATAAAAAGTAGAAAGATAAACTATAGCAAAGGAAGATTTGTAGCTTTATCAATGTTTGGAGGAGTTTTTGTAGGATTTGGAGTTATGTTGGCTAGTGCTATAGGAGGATATCTAGATAGAGTAAATCCTAGTTTGGGTATAATTGGAGCAGGTCTTGTATTTGGAGTAGGTCTAAGTTTTGTTTTCATGGCAGGAGGTGAGTTATCTACATCAAATAGCTTAATAGTAACAATAGGTTTCTTAGATAAAAGAATTACTTTAAAGGATTCGTTAAGAATATTTGTATATAGTTTTATAGGAAACTTTGCAGGATCATTAATTTTTGCCATACTTTTAGCTACATCTGGAATTATAAAAGGGCCAGTCGCAGAACAGGTATTAAAAGTTTCTTCAGTTAAAATGACAACACCTTTCCTTCAACTGATTATGAGAGGAATTATTTGTAATATAATTATATGTTCTACAGCATGGTCTATAAATAGGATAAGTGATAATATTTCTAGAATCGTAATGGGATTTTGGTGTTCATTTGCATTCGTTGCATCAGGTCTTGAAAACAGTGTGGCTAATATGACATTACTACCAACAGCTTTAATGGTAATACGAGATGTCGACATAAGTATTCAAGGACTAGTGCGTAATATATTATATTCAACTATAGGAAATTTTATAGGTGGATCAATATTTGTGGGACTTCCTTACTGGTATATAGCAAGTAGAAAAAATATTTATAACAAAAACTAAATTATTACATTATACTAGTAAAGTTTACTAATACAAAAAACTCTAGCAATTATGTTAACCTATCATTGGTATGAGAATAGCATATACTAGGGTTGTTCAAGTATTCAGAAAGTTTAAGGAATTTTTTTGGTAACTTATGTAGTCATTGATTACCTGTACCATGGAGTTATTCCAAAATATACTAGGTCTCGTAAAAATGTCATTATTCAATTTTATCTGATAGTGAAATTATAACAACTATCACTAGTATTGTAAGTTTGATATATCCCTACTTCATAAAGTCTTCAAAGATATATCCGTGTATGGTAAATGTCCATCTAAGAAAGAAACTTATTTTAATTCTAAAGTTTATGTGTTTTCAACTTTAGACGGATATATTAAGCTAAATAAAGTTAAGGTAAAGTCTCTATGCAGCTTAATAACAACATTGAGAACTAAAATTTTAGGTCATAATTTTGCTACTTTATTAACAAATATTTAAATAAGAGTATCAATCTAGTAAATAGCATATATATGTATATGGGTTCCAAATTCTTAAGAATAGTCCAACTTTATGTATGACTATATTTTTCTTATAGATAATTAATTTTAACTATTGCAACAGCTTAATTTATCTTATGACTACTTTTTTATAGTTTCTAAAAAATATTTGAGGAGGGTCTATATGAAGTTCCGCTCGAAAATAGTTATACCTATATCTATCTTATTTTTATTATGTACATCTATTTTAGGTTCTATCACTTATTTAAAATCAGCTTCCGCTCTTGAAAATCAAATTATAGAACAATCCAAAACTGAACTAAATACAATACAATCTATAATGGATAATCAAAGTGATGTGGTTAATATAGTTAAACAAGAAATATCAAAATCATATTTACCTGTAGCTAATAGTGTGGCACAACTAATAAGTAAAGATAGTAACTTATTAACTACTGAGAATATGATTAAGTTAACTAAAGACTTAGGAATCGATGAAATACATGTTATAGATGATAATGGCATTGTAAGATACGGTAGTGTTCCGTCGAGCTATAATTTCGATTTTAGTACTACAGAACAAACCAAACCATTTTTAGATATTATAAATGATAAAGTAAGTTTCTTAATACAAGATCCCCAGTCTCGAGGTGAAGATGGTGCTTTGTTTCAATACATAGGTGTAAAAAGATTAGATTCACCAGGAATAGTTCAATTAGGAATTACTACTAACACACTTCAAAAATTGAATTCTACGCTAAATATAGCTCATTCTATAGAAAATATAAATGTAGGAGAAGGAAGCTCTATTTATATGATAGACAAAAAAGGAAATATAGTTACTCATACAGATAAAGAAGTTAAGAGCTCTGATTACAGTAATGAAGAGTTTTTAAAACAAATGCTGGAAAAGAAAAATGGACAAATAAAATATAACTATAATGGTGTAAAAAACATAGCTATATATAAAAGTATTGATGATAATATACTAGTTTTTGCTCAATCCCTAACAGACCTTAATAGTTTGCAAAACTCTATACTTACTAACTTTATCATCATTATGATCATATGTTTAATTATCTCGGCAATTGTTGTTCATCTCATTATAACTAACTTTGCATTGAATCCTATAAATGAAGTTATGTACTCCATGCACAGGTTAGAAATGGGTGATCTTAACGTCGAGATATCTATCAATTCTGAAGACGAATTTGGACTTTTAGCTAGAACGTTCAATAATATGACCTCCAATATAAAAAATCTAGTTTCTCAAATAAATGTATTATCCACCAATCTCCAAAATTCTTTTGAAAACATGAATAACAATGCTAAGGGCATAGAGTATTCTAGTGAAGAGGTTGCTAAAACTATACAAGAAATAGCTATAGGCGCCAATCAGCAAGCCGAAGATAGTAATAACGCTTTAAACTTAACTAATCTCCTTTCTCATCAAGTTGAAAACATGACCAACAACTTAGATATTGT
This window harbors:
- a CDS encoding formate/nitrite transporter family protein, with product MFDKTSSSTSTSFRRGNKSIYGETVDKVSTAAKIKSRKINYSKGRFVALSMFGGVFVGFGVMLASAIGGYLDRVNPSLGIIGAGLVFGVGLSFVFMAGGELSTSNSLIVTIGFLDKRITLKDSLRIFVYSFIGNFAGSLIFAILLATSGIIKGPVAEQVLKVSSVKMTTPFLQLIMRGIICNIIICSTAWSINRISDNISRIVMGFWCSFAFVASGLENSVANMTLLPTALMVIRDVDISIQGLVRNILYSTIGNFIGGSIFVGLPYWYIASRKNIYNKN
- a CDS encoding methyl-accepting chemotaxis protein, with amino-acid sequence MKFRSKIVIPISILFLLCTSILGSITYLKSASALENQIIEQSKTELNTIQSIMDNQSDVVNIVKQEISKSYLPVANSVAQLISKDSNLLTTENMIKLTKDLGIDEIHVIDDNGIVRYGSVPSSYNFDFSTTEQTKPFLDIINDKVSFLIQDPQSRGEDGALFQYIGVKRLDSPGIVQLGITTNTLQKLNSTLNIAHSIENINVGEGSSIYMIDKKGNIVTHTDKEVKSSDYSNEEFLKQMLEKKNGQIKYNYNGVKNIAIYKSIDDNILVFAQSLTDLNSLQNSILTNFIIIMIICLIISAIVVHLIITNFALNPINEVMYSMHRLEMGDLNVEISINSEDEFGLLARTFNNMTSNIKNLVSQINVLSTNLQNSFENMNNNAKGIEYSSEEVAKTIQEIAIGANQQAEDSNNALNLTNLLSHQVENMTNNLDIVMESTQNMKEKNVVGRNALIELKEKLEENISSTINVSDSISSLSEKSNLIESIIESIKNISNQINLLALNAAIEAARAGEHGRGFNVVAEEVKKLAEESNKSTEEIQNIIDEIQQVIEATNINMNISKDTVSNANLSLDKTNEVFNDLGLSVENVIQQVDILGQEVINVNSAKKNVLSSIENISSLTEESAASIQEISASTEEQTASIQEVAVNIDHLNKISYELDNLVKTFKF